In Leishmania mexicana MHOM/GT/2001/U1103 complete genome, chromosome 13, the following proteins share a genomic window:
- a CDS encoding putative DNA-directed RNA polymerase ii 8.2 Kd polypeptide gives MIIPVRCFTCGNVIADKYLLYLDLVSQGVSEEDAMNAFHLERFCCRRMMLTHVDMTDLLLKFNPADTNVLGVASAAAAAEEDDGTVGMP, from the coding sequence ATGATCATCCCCGTGCGCTGCTTCACGTGCGGCAACGTAATCGCCGACAAGTATCTTCTCTACCTTGACCTTGTCAGCCAAGGCGTctccgaggaggacgcgatGAACGCCTTCCACCTAGAAcgcttctgctgccgccgcatgATGCTCACTCACGTGGACATGACGGACCTGCTCCTCAAGTTCAACCCGGCAGACACGAACGTCCTGGGCGTtgcctccgcagcggcggcggccgaggaggacgacggcacTGTGGGCATGCCGTAG
- a CDS encoding putative leucyl-tRNA synthetase has translation MSTARRDALVAIEQAKQAYWAAEKLHEFDAPAPGEARPPKYLTTFPFPYMNGKLHLGHGFSLTKAEFASRFQRMMGRRSLWPFGFHVTGTPIAACAQKIAKEMQQYGNPPQFPAELLEDKPKTPVDKKPTEVLGQHKSKRGKSGPAKPQWLIMQSMGIPDSEIAKFADPQYWLDYFPPIAIEDLKSFGCHIDWRRSFMTTERNPFFDRFVQWQFHILRRENLLNYGKRYCVYSPRDGQPCADHDRASGEGVLPQEYTVVKLIVQNPLSQPCFAEHKDIIGDRNVVLPGATLRSETVIGQTNCWVSNRFSYKGYYVRNAKGEDDVYIMTARAARNMAYQNFYVNGQVGTDPEPLFEVEGTDMVGIPLSAPLAPYTTIYTLPMATITEAKGTGVVMSVPSDSPDDYINFTQLLNKPDYRVKLGIKDEWVVPFAMIPIIDIPELGTEGAKFMCEKLKINGPNATDLLEEAKKVCYQQGFYHGTMIAGPYAGVKVSEAKVKTQRDMEAADQCIRYYEPVRQVMSRSGDECVVALCDQWYLEYGKADWKKRVQDHIKKMDMFFPGVRNGFEETLNWLADWPCSRTFGLGTYLPCDASHTMIIDSLSDSTIYMAYYTINRFFNVGADGSTDLCGKADNPYSLAPEMFTDEVFEYIYHGVGDAATVAGAVNMPVESLKLMRNEFEYWYPVDLRCSGKDLIQNHLTMFLYNHAAIWPTDEGMWPQAIFCNGHIQVDNEKMAKSKGNFISLREAMDLYGADATRLACADAGDSMDDANFVRETAAGFVLKMTTLLEQAKETVERTDLRGGDYNEFDKIFNNTMNTLIARTEGFYHRMQFRMVLNTAFHELSNEYSQYKMYCDDLNVHAQLGRRYYEVVALMMMPLAPHTMEHLWQNILQHEGSVVTQPFPKPTAELDYSLIVANRVMAMAIKEIRSQVMKNAKKRGPVEEVIVYTRREYTDWQQQALEILRELYQANSSTFPEDMTKQVVARDPKIMSKGLMAFMSFVKGNVEKYGEQAMSTQPVIDDAVLLSNVTHNLSRLSGVPVVRILSAEDETYKEHDAARRKCLPGEPSVALPPAVKSE, from the coding sequence ATGTCCACCGCACGCCGCGATGCGCTCGTGGCGATCGAGCAGGCGAAGCAAGCGTACTGGGCCGCCGAGAAGTTGCATGAATTCGACGCCCCAGCGCCTGGGGAGGCGCGGCCACCGAAGTATCTGACCACGTTCCCCTTCCCGTACATGAACGGCAAGCTTCACCTCGGTCACGGCTTCTCGCTCACGAAGGCCGAGTTTGCCTCGCGCTTCCAGCGCATGATGGGCCGCCGCTCGCTCTGGCCTTTCGGCTTCCACGTCACTGGCACCCCGAtcgctgcgtgcgcgcagaaAATAGCCAAGGAGATGCAGCAGTACGGCAACCCACCGCAGTTcccggcggagctgctcgaggACAAGCCCAAGACGCCGGTGGACAAGAAGCCGACGGAGGTGTTAGGGCAGCACAAGAGCAAGCGAGGCAAGAGCGGGCCGGCGAAACCGCAGTGGCTCATCATGCAGAGCATGGGCATCCCCGATTCGGAGATCGCGAAGTTCGCCGATCCTCAGTACTGGCTGGACTACTTCCCGCCCATCGCGATCGAGGACTTGAAGAGTTTTGGCTGCCACATCGATTGGCGCCGCTCCTTTATGACGACGGAGCGCAACCCATTCTTTGACCGCTTCGTGCAGTGGCAGTTCCACATCCTGCGCCGCGAGAACCTGCTCAACTACGGCAAGCGCTACTGTGTGTACTCGCCGCGCGACGGCCAGCCGTGCGCCGACCACGACCGCGCCAGCGGTGAGGGTGTGCTGCCACAGGAGTACACGGTCGTGAAGCTCATCGTCCAGAACCCACTCTCGCAGCCGTGCTTCGCCGAGCACAAGGACATCATCGGCGACCGCAACGTCGTGCTGCCCGGCGCCACGCTCCGCTCTGAGACGGTAATTGGTCAGACGAACTGCTGGGTCAGCAACAGGTTCAGCTACAAGGGGTACTACGTTCGAAATGCGAAAGGAGAGGACGACGTGTACATCATGACCGCCCGTGCCGCGCGCAACATGGCGTATCAGAACTTCTACGTAAACGGCCAGGTCGGCACCGATCCGGAGCCGCTCTTCGAGGTGGAGGGGACAGACATGGTCGGCATACCGCTTTCGGCCCCGCTGGCGCCGTACACGACAATTTACACGCTGCCCATGGCCACCATCACGGAGGCGAAGGGTACCGGTGTCGTCATGTCTGTGCCGTCCGACTCGCCGGACGACTACATCAACTTTACCCAGCTGCTGAACAAGCCGGATTACCGCGTGAAGCTCGGAATCAAGGACGAGTGGGTGGTGCCGTTCGCGATGATTCCTATCATCGACATTCCCGAGCTGGGCACCGAGGGCGCCAAGTTCATGTGCGAGAAGCTCAAGATCAACGGCCCGAACGCGACGGATCTGCTGGAAGAGGCAAAGAAAGTGTGCTACCAGCAGGGCTTCTACCACGGCACGATGATCGCCGGCCCCTACGCCGGCGTCAAGGTGAGCGAGGCCAAGGTAAAGACGCAGCGtgacatggaggcggcggaccAGTGCATCCGCTACTACGAGCCGGTGCGCCAAGTGatgagccgcagcggcgacgagtGCGTCGTCGCGCTCTGCGACCAGTGGTACCTCGAGTACGGCAAGGCTGACTGGAAGAAGAGGGTGCAGGACCACATCAAGAAGATGGACATGTTCTTCCCCGGTGTGCGCAACGGCTTCGAGGAGACACTGAACTGGCTGGCGGACTGGCCGTGCAGCCGCACCTTCGGTCTCGGCACCTACCTGCCGTGCGACGCGTCCCACACGATGATCATAGACAGCCTGTCGGACTCCACGATCTACATGGCCTACTACACAATCAACCGCTTCTTCAACGTCGGCGCCGACGGCTCGACAGACCTCTGCGGCAAGGCGGACAACCCGTACAGTCTCGCGCCAGAGATGTTCACGGACGAGGTGTTCGAGTACATCTAccacggcgtcggcgacgcggccACCGTCGCGGGTGCGGTGAACATGCCGGTTGAGTCGCTGAAGCTGATGCGCAACGAGTTCGAGTACTGGTACCCTGTCGACCTGCGCTGCTCGGGCAAGGACCTCATCCAGAACCACCTGACGATGTTCCTCTACAACCACGCCGCCATCTGGCCGACAGACGAGGGCATGTGGCCGCAGGCGATCTTCTGCAACGGCCACATCCAGGTCGACAACGAAAAGATGGCCAAATCGAAGGGGAACTTCATCTCCTTGCGTGAGGCGATGGACCTGTATGGCGCTGACGCCACGCGTCTTGCCTGTGCCGATGCCGGTGACAGCATGGACGACGCCAACTTTGTGCGCGAGACGGCGGCTGGCTTTGTGCTGAAGAtgacgacgctgctggagcaggcGAAGGAAACGGTCGAGCGCACCgacctgcgcggcggcgactaCAACGAGTTCGACAAGATCTTCAACAACACGATGAACACGCTCATCGCCCGCACCGAGGGCTTCTACCACCGCATGCAGTTCCGCATGGTGCTCAACACAGCCTTCCACGAGCTGTCCAACGAGTACAGTCAGTATAAGATGTACTGCGACGACCTCAACGTACACGCGCAGCTCGGCCGCCGCTACtacgaggtggtggcgctgatgATGATGCCACTGGCGCCGCACACAATGGAGCATCTGTGGCAGAACATCCTCCAGCACGAGGGCTCCGTCGTCACGCAGCCGTTCCCGAAGCCGACGGCGGAGCTGGACTACTCGCTGATCGTCGCGAACCGGGTCATGGCAATGGCCATCAAGGAGATTCGGTCGCAGGTAATGAAAAACGCGAAGAAGCGCGGGCCGGTCGAGGAGGTCATCGTGTACACGCGTCGCGAGTACACGgactggcagcagcaggcgctcgAGATACTCCGCGAGCTCTACCAGGCGAACAGCAGCACGTTCCCGGAGGATATGACGAAGCAAGTTGTCGCCCGCGACCCCAAGATCATGAGCAAGGGCCTGATGGCCTTCATGTCCTTCGTCAAGGGCAACGTAGAGAAGTACGGGGAGCAGGCCATGTCGACGCAGCCCGTCATCGACGATGCCGTGTTGTTGTCCAACGTCACGCACAACCTCAGCCGCCTCTCCGGCGTACCGGTGGTGCGCATCCTATCCGCCGAAGACGAGACTTACAAGgagcacgacgcggcgcgccgcaAGTGCCTGCCTGGTGAGCCGTCCGTGGCCCTACCCCCGGCAGTGAAGAGCGAGTAG
- a CDS encoding putative calmodulin — protein MQKLSEAEQEELKEIFDLIDSDQSGLISLQELRKLMAALHLKPTEQELEEVFEETCSLPSATKVSAGSPSASSLPLPSSFIAAAVPHNGSVVNNSRSDINASSETTTAAASARMVTFPQFATMMARRVQSEYTAKQLRNAFQLFESPDMPEGFVSTSVLAHALATYGSKKLDKEEIDRLMAAIDPNNTGRVNYYEFVDTVTV, from the coding sequence aTGCAGAAGCTCTccgaggcggagcaggaggaacTGAAGGAGATTTTCGACCTCATCGACTCCGACCAGTCCGGCCTCATCTCGCTccaggagctgcgcaagctcatggcagcgctgcacctGAAACCAACCGAGCAGGAACTAGAGGAGGTGTTTGAGGAGACATGCAGCTTGCCGTCCGCCACGAAGGTGAGTGCCGGGTCCCCTTCGGCGTCgtccttgccgctgccgtcctccttcatcgccgccgcagtaCCCCACAACGGTAGCGTCGTGAACAACTCCCGTAGCGACATCAATGCGTCCTCCGAAACGACGACCGCGGCAGCATCGGCGCGCATGGTGACTTTCCCACAGTTTGCCACCATGATGGCGCGCCGCGTACAGTCCGAGTACACCGCcaagcagctgcgcaatgCCTTTCAGCTCTTCGAGTCCCCTGACATGCCAGAAGGTTTTGTGTCAACTAGTGTCCTGGCCCACGCCCTGGCGACGTACGGGTCGAAGAAACTCGATAAGGAAGAGATCGATCGCCTCATGGCGGCCATCGACCCGAACAATACGGGGCGAGTGAACTACTACGAGTTTGTGGATACCGTAACGGTGTGA